Proteins encoded within one genomic window of Trichomycterus rosablanca isolate fTriRos1 chromosome 7, fTriRos1.hap1, whole genome shotgun sequence:
- the dnmt3ba gene encoding DNA (cytosine-5-)-methyltransferase 3 beta, duplicate a: MATNVSPDLDNNDEKCNRYNLLAWLNRSLQTKFTHMEQICSGACFCQLMDWLFPGSVDMTKVKFQCQDQSDFLHNYSLLQTSFRKTGVTKSIPVEELVTGKFRPNFAFLKWFKKFFQANLNEQVYDPVKARFGQEIEHSTPHLKISKQISKTLRGGNSSGKMKEDSDTDGEKKSFTYDPHWEEALKWVKPSSLGNLYAYCTICDININVLNSGLLDLKSHQQRKKHKALAKGNQMDDSFMCSELMLHFIQTHCLPAETNKISQRIARHVLGLQYPKDISSAAQKVLYCLYFYGNVVLDKENENGNPACVVLLGFFDEKPAKHCIRIVDVFNRLDSVDAVVESLVDVFKKFELPVSNMVAFYVDDHDDMSAKVALKLKELNPKSVALGGLYSLADTACFSALGKNVQQLVMNIYQHYCACSTKNDSLKGLFTDVCGLDSSVHSLSGDCKTFYLLIHRMLELWTNLTSYFTSCSENDDQAKLISSHLRNPKIKLAFMFLDHSLGPLKTFNDRLQSREGSARADLVQILREASGLLRSYASTFLLPHGVVQFLKKRDPAILENSQLHLPSTELNFGGAAVDDFLAENEAELADSLKAFQDDCTSFYKTLTACISERLPLSDGILRSMSQLLSPDGRLKVKGKAVEDLGELFGLFTTPEASAQLTDDFLEYQLVEEGNDEEKLENRKTDGQSGTTLELYWSSVLKTTGQASVFRKLMLSLLALPCPPLDAEKVFNQAVQNGDISQLDTSLDDSDSDGPKTFESTNDDSSSELTSAKSTPVRPERKKKKTQSGSEMVDGSASVKPCTVRLQKITTEMDKVKEVAMDEYIQEMKDDDAPTVSNISTPSSMAGKRVRMYQDGKGFGIGELVWGMVKGYSKWPGVVVAWKTKMSQASMRRVNWFGDGMFSEIYTEGLLPFSAFTKCFCNDSFTKLPLYKDAIYEALELAGERCTKNFASLQNKEQELKAMLDWAFDGFKPTGPEGFAPPDDPSVNQKNESSDSSVSDYQPPSKKKYNKVRRTTTQECTREQMVAEVTEKGKNIEDFCLSCGSANIETFHPLFEGSLCLKCKENFTETLYRYDEDGYQSYCTVCCGGLEVMLCGNASCCRCYCKDCLNVLVGPETFDKLKEVDPWSCYICLPSKKYGVLKLRPDWSKRVQEFFANNSAFEFEPHRVYPSIPAQQRRPMRVLSLFDGIATGYLVLKDLGFKIERYIASEICEDSIAVGMVKHEGKIEYVNDVRTITRKHLAEWGPFDVLIGGSPCNDLSMVNPARKGLFEGTGRLFFEYYRMLTMLRPREDDDRPFFWLFENVVAMSARDKADICRFLECNPIMIDAVKVSPAHRARYFWGNLPGMNRPLSISLNDKVDLQECLEVGRTAQFDKVRTITTKSNSIKQGKMGPLPVTMNGKEDYLWSTEMERVFGFPKHYTDVNNMGRGQRQKVLGRSWSVPVIRHLFAPLKEYFTCES, encoded by the exons ATGGCAACAAATGTTAGTCCGGACCTAGATAACAATGATGAAAAGTGTAACCGTTATAACCTGCTGGCCTGGCTTAACAGATCACTACAAACCAAGTTCACTCATATGGAACAGATATGTTCAG GGGCATGTTTTTGCCAGCTGATGGATTGGCTCTTTCCCGGGTCTGTTGACATGACCAAAGTAAAGTTTCAGTGCCAGGACCAATCAGACTTTTTACACAACTACAGTCTCCTGCAGACCAGCTTCAGGAAAACAggtgttacaaaa TCTATTCCAGTGGAAGAGCTTGTCACAGGAAAATTCAGGCCAAATTTTGCCTTTCTAAAATGGTTTAAGAAGTTTTTCCAAGCCAATCTGAATGAACAGGTTTACGATCCAGTGAAGGCACGCTTTGGACAAGAGATTGAACATTCAACACCCCACCTAAAGATATCAAAACAGATATCAAAAACACTGAGAGGCGGCAACAGTTCTG GAAAAATGAAGGAGGATTCTGACACAGATGGCGAAAAAAAGTCCTTTACCTATGACCCCCATTGGGAAGAAGCTCTAAAATGGGTGAAGCCCAGCAGTCTGGGAAATCTCTATGCATACTGCACAATCTGTGACATCAATATTAATGTGCTGAACTCAGGACTGCTTGATTTGAAAAGCCACCAGCAACGTAAAAAGCACAAGGCATTGGCGAAGGGAAACCAGATGGATGACTCCTTCATGTGTAGTGAACTAATGCTGCACTTTATTCAAACCCATTGTCTTCCTGCAGAGACGAATAAGATCTCCCAGCGAATTGCCAGGCATGTTCTTGGATTACAGTACCCAAAAGACATTTCCTCTGCTGCTCAAAAGGTCCTGTACTGTCTCTACTTTTATGGGAATGTGGTACTAGATAAAGAGAATGAGAATGGGAACCCTGcctgtgtggtacttttagggTTTTTTGACGAGAAGCCTGCAAAGCATTGCATACGAATTGTTGATGTTTTTAATCGTTTAGACTCAGTAGACGCTGTTGTTGAATCTTTAGTGGATGTTTTCAAAAAGTTTGAGCTACCTGTGAGCAACATGGTAGCTTTCTATGTCGACGATCATGACGACATGTCTGCAAAGGTTGCCCTAAAGCTGAAGGAACTCAACCCAAAATCTGTGGCTCTTGGTGGACTTTATAGCTTGGCGGACACAGCTTGCTTTTCTGCTCTTGGAAAAAACGTTCAACAGCTTGTTATGAACATTTATCAACATTATTGTGCTTGCTCCACTAAAAATGACAGTCTTAAAGGTCTGTTTACAGATGTTTGTGGCCTTGACAGCTCTGTCCACTCTCTCTCAGGGGACTGTAAAACGTTTTATCTTCTGATTCACAGGATGCTTGAATTATGGACAAACTTGACCTCATACTTTACATCCTGCAGTGAGAATGATGACCAGGCTAAACTCATCAGCTCTCACTTAAGAAATCCCAAAATCAAGCTTGCTTTTATGTTCCTAGACCACAGCCTTGGACCATTGAAAACATTTAACGATCGCTTGCAAAGCCGTGAAGGTTCTGCTCGTGCAGATCTTGTTCAGATCCTTCGAGAAGCCAGTGGTCTACTACGCTCCTACGCTTCTACTTTTCTCCTTCCTCACGGTGTAGTACAATTCCTGAAGAAACGTGACCCAGCCATTCTTGAGAACTCTCAGTTACATCTCCCAAGCACTGAGCTGAACTTCGGTGGCGCAGCAGTGGATGATTTTCTGGCTGAAAATGAAGCCGAGCTGGCTGACTCACTGAAGGCTTTTCAGGACGACTGTACGTCATTCTATAAGACACTTACAGCCTGCATTTCGGAACGACTTCCCTTAAGTGATGGCATCCTGAGAAGTATGTCGCAGCTTTTGAGCCCAGACGGAAGGCTTAAGGTAAAAGGCAAGGCTGTAGAGGATCTTGGTGAACTGTTTGGCCTCTTTACGACCCCAGAGGCATCAGCTCAGCTCACAGATGACTTTCTGGAGTACCAGCTTGTTGAGGAAGGAAATGATGAGGAGAAATTGGAGAATAGAAAAACTGATGGTCAGTCTGGGACTACACTGGAGCTTTATTGGAGCTCTGTGCTCAAAACCACTGGTCAAGCATCTGTCTTCAGGAAACTTATGCTCAGCCTTTTGGCTTTGCCCTGTCCACCTCTGGATGCCGAGAAAGTGTTTAATCAG GCAGTACAGAATGGAGACATTAGTCAGCTGGATACGAGTTTAGATGATAGCGACAGTGATGGTCCCAAAACATTTGAATCCACCAATGATGACTCGTCCTCAGAACTCACCAGTGCTAAGTCAACGCCAGTCAGACCCGAGAGGAAAAAGAAGAAGACACAAA GCGGGTCCG AAATGGTTGACGGTTCAGCCTCTGTGAAGCCGTGCACGGTGCGACTGCAGAAGATAACCA CAGAGATGGACAAGGTCAAGGAGGTG GCGATGGATGAGTATATACAGGAG ATGAAGGATGATGACGCCCCTACTGTATCAAACATCTCCACACCAAGCTCCATGGCTGGAAAGAGAGTCAGAATGTACCAG GATGGGAAGGGTTTTGGTATTGGAGAGCTGGTGTGGGGAATGGTGAAGGGCTACTCTAAGTGGCCTGGTGTGGTTGTAGCCTGGAAGACGAAGATGTCTCAAGCATCCATGAGACGTGTGAACTGGTTTGGAGATGGCATGTTCTCAGAG ATTTACACAGAAGGCCTTTTACCTTTCTCTGCATTTACAAAGTGCTTTTGCAACGACTCCTTTACGAAACTACCTTTGTATAAGGATGCCATTTATGAGGCACTTGAG TTGGCAGGTGAACGTTGCACGAAGAATTTTGCATCCTTACAAAACAAAGAACAGGAGTTGAAGGCCATGCTGGATTGGGCTTTTGATGGCTTTAAACCTACAGGTCCAGAAGGCTTTGCACCCCCAGatg ATCCTTCAGTCAACCAAAAAAATGAGTCTTCCGACTCCTCTGTGTCCGATTATCAACCTCCATCTAAAAAGAAATATAACAAAGTCAGACGTACTACAACTCAGGAGTGCACCAGAG AGCAAATGGTTGCTGAAGTgacagaaaaaggaaaaaacattGAAG ATTTCTGCCTTTCATGTGGAAGTGCCAACATTGAAACATTCCATCCACTTTTTGAAGGGAGCCTTTGTTTAAAGTGCAAG GAAAACTTTACAGAGACACTTTACAGATATGACGAAGATGGTTATCAATCTTACTGCACTGTCTGTTGTGGGGGACTAGAGGTCATGCTGTGTGGCAATGCTAGCTGCTGCAG GTGTTACTGTAAGGACTGTTTGAATGTCCTGGTAGGACCAGAGACCTTTGATAAGCTGAAGGAGGTAGATCCCTGGAGCTGCTACATTTGTCTGCCTTCTAAGAAGTATGGCGTGCTCAAGCTCAGACCAGACTGGAGTAAGCGTGTACAAGAGTTCTTCGCCAATAACAGTGCCTTTGAATTT GAGCCACACAGAGTTTACCCCTCGATTCCTGCGCAACAGCGACGCCCCATGAGGGTCTTGTCCCTCTTTGATGGAATTGCTACAG GCTACCTGGTACTGAAAGATTTGGGCTTCAAAATTGAGCGCTACATTGCTTCAGAGATCTGTGAGGACTCCATTGCTGTGGGGATGGTCAAACACGAGGGAAAGATAGAATATGTCAATGATGTACGCACCATCACCAGGAAACAT CTGGCCGAGTGGGGTCCGTTTGACGTTCTGATTGGTGGCAGTCCTTGTAATGACCTGTCTATGGTGAACCCAGCAAGAAAGGGCCTTTTTG AGGGCACGGGGCGACTGTTCTTTGAGTACTATCGCATGCTGACCATGTTGAGACCAAGGGAGGATGATGACCGTCCCTTCTTCTGGCTCTTTGAGAACGTAGTGGCCATGAGTGCACGTGATAAGGCCGACATCTGCCGCTTTCTGGAG TGTAATCCGATCATGATCGATGCTGTGAAGGTGAGTCCTGCCCACAGAGCCCGCTATTTCTGGGGCAATCTACCTGGAATGAACAG ACCGCTATCCATCTCACTTAATGACAAAGTGGATCTGCAAGAATGCCTGGAGGTCGGGCGAACTGCTCAG tttGATAAAGTTCGAACCATTACGACTAAATCCAACTCCATTAAGCAAGGGAAAATGGGGCCTCTTCCTGTCACCATGAATGGCAAGGAGGATTATCTTTGGAGCACAGAAATGGAACG AGTCTTTGGTTTCCCTAAGCATTACACAGACGTGAATAACATGGGTCGAGGACAGAGGCAGAAGGTTCTTGGGCGTTCCTGGAGCGTTCCTGTCATCAGGCACCTCTTCGCCCCACTCAAGGAATACTTCACATGCGAGTCTTAG